The Pirellulales bacterium sequence CCAAGGCCAAAGGCAAGGCGCGCGGCAAGCTGATCGACCCCATCTGGGAGTATCATCACGACGTGGGCAAATCGATCACGGGCGGTCATGTGTATCGCGGCAAGCAGATACCCGAATTGGAAGGCTACTATCTCTATGCCGACTACATCGCTGGCCGGATATGGGCGCTCAAGTACGATCCGGCCACGCGGCGCGTGGTCGCCAATCGGCCGATTCCCTGGCCGCCGGCGCTGCCGATCTTGTCTTTTGGAGAAGACGAGCAGGGCGAAACGTACTTCACCACGCATACGTTGACGGGCGAAGGGGTGTTGCGTTTCGCCCCCAGCAAGCGCACCGCGAACAAGTAGCGCTTGCCCAGCGCGCGACTAATAAACAAGCTCGCGAAACTTGCGCACGCGGTGCAGGCTGACTAGGTTGCCGTCGTGCGCGCTGTGCGCCCGCTGGTCGCCCGAGCGGCTGACAATCACCAGATCGTCGCCATCGATCGCCATGCTGGCGTAGTGCCGCGCTTGCCGCGGCGTTTTGCCGGTCGCCACCAGTCCGGCAAAGCACCAGTCGATCATGTTGCGCGAAAAGTGAAGCTGCAATCGGTGCCGCTCGTTGTTCGGCAGGTTGAAGCGATCGGCGCCGAGTCGGTCGGGCCGCGTCATCGAATCGGTCGCCTGCGAACTAAGCAGCCAATAGAGCCGAGTCGGCTCGTCGTACAGCACATGAAATCGCATCTGCCCGCCGGGGCACGGCACAAACAGCGCCTTGCGACCCGAAGGGACCGTTTGCAGGCTGGTCGTCATCTGCCCATCGGGGGCTTCGGTCACTTTGGTGATGGCGGCGTAGCCCGTGCCGCCGGTGTGGGCCCGCATCCACAGATGAAAAGTACGACCGTCCGGATCGTGCCAGAGATGATCGGGGTCGACGAACTCCACGACGTTCGCCTCCAACCATCCCAGCGGGGCGCAGTGGCGCTGGGGCGCGGGGGTGGAACCGGCCGGCAGCGGCGCCGGAAAGAACGGCACGCCAAAATAGTCGAACGGCGGCTTGCCATCGACATGCGGCGCCGCCTCGCCAAACGGCAACTCGCTGGCAAACGTCCAGTTGGCGCGCTGCGTCAGGTCGGCGTCCGCGCGGCCGCGCATCAACACCGGCGCCAGTTCGCCCACGTACCAGCCGCGGATGTTGTCGCTCACGCGCCGCTCCATCACCAGATACACGCAATCGCGAGCGTAATGGACGTTGGCCGCCGATTGATGCCACTTCTGCCCGCTGGTCAAAAAGACGGGCTCGCTCCAGGTCTGCCCCTGATCGTCGGAACGAAGCACAAACAAATCGGTGGTGTGGCCAATCACATACACCGCATTGCCGGCCACGAACGGCCGCGCGTGCATGCCCGCGAACTGGGCGCGAGGGGCCCACGTTTTGCCGCCGTCGTCGCTGGTCATGATGTGCCCTTGCCAGGCGCCTCCCTCGGTGCAGCGATCGCTCTTGGGGCCGGGCAGGTTGGCAGCGCCTTTGCCGCCGAGATCGAACGTCACCACCAACCGCCCCGAAGCGAGGCGGCAGATGCCGGGGGTGTAGCAAAACACATCCTTGGGGCTGGGTGACTCGAAGACGGTGACATACTGATCCGCCAATGGCCGAATGGGTTGACCAACCGGCTCGTCGGCCCGCGCCGACTGCGACAGACACAACAGAAGATAGAGCGACCATGCGCGGGGCTGCATGCGTATCGTTCTCCAGCAGGAAGCAAGCGGATCAAAGCCTGAGCATAGTCGCTTGGCGCGGCGGATTCGACTAACATAGCGCGCAGCAATTTGCCCAACACGACATGCAACTCGCCAAGCTAGAAAGAACACCGATGATCTCTATTCGTCCTTTTGCGCTATGTGTCGGACTCGCGCTAGTTGGCTTTAGCGCCGCGCTTGCCGCGGACAATGAGTTGACCGCGGAAGAAAAGGCCGCCGGCTGGAAGTTGCTCTTCAACGGCAAGGACCATGAGGGCTGGATCTGCAACACGCAAAAACCGATCGCCACGCCGGTCGAAGATGGCTGCCTGGTGCCGTTCAAGTCGGGGGGCTACATCATCATGTACGACAAGCAGAAGTTCGGCGACTTCACCTTGAAGTGCGACGTCAAGATGGGGGACGACCAGTGCAACTCGGGCATCTTCTATCGCGTGGGCGCGCCGCGCAACCCGGTCTATAGCGGGTTTGAGGCTCAGGTGGAGAACAGCAAAGAGCCGGGGCTGCACTCGTTTGGCGCGATCTACGATCTTGTCGCGCCGACCCAGCAAACCCACAAGGGGCCCGGCGAGTGGAACCATGTGGAGCTCACCTGCAAGGGCCCCCTGATGAGCGTGAAGGTGAATGGCGAGGAAATCACCACAATGAACTGCGACGATTTCCCCGAGCGTGGCAAGCGGCCCGATGGATCACGTCACAAGTTCTTCTCCGCCATTAAGGAGATGCCGCGCGAAGGGTACATCGGCTTTCAGGACCACGGCCATCCGGTGTACTTCAAGAACGTGAAGATTTTGGAGTTGAAGCCCCAGTAGCAGCCTCGGCGCCATTGGCGTCCTGGGCCTCGGCGGCCACCTCGGCCTCAAAATCGCCTTCCAATCGCGGCGCCGCGTCCCCCGCGCTTTTGAACATCTGGAGCACGGGATAGGCCTCGTGGAACTTGGCGATGATCGCGTCGTATGGCAGGTCGGCCATGGCGCCGTAGTCGTGCAGATACTCCATGTGTCGGCGGCCGTCGAGATCGTAGGGATGATAGAGCGAATCGGTGCGGCCATCCCAATCGAGCGGCTTGAGCCGCGCCTTGGCGCACAGACTTTCGTTGAACGCCACCGTCGCCTTGACCCAGCGACCGTCGAGCCAAAACTCGTTGTAGCCGTGGTAGTAAAAGACGTCGGTCCCCATCATCTCGGTCAGGCGTCGCGTGGAGAGGTGATTGCGCACATTGGCGTAGCCCAGTCGGCACGGAATGCCAACCGCGCGAGCGGTCGCCGCCAAGAGGCACGACTTGGTGACGCACCAACCGCGCCCCTGCGCCAGCGTGTTGCTGGCGCGAAAGCTGTCGCGGTCGAGCGCAATGCCGTAGGCGGTGTAACGAACGCCGTCGCGAATGGCATAAAACAGCCGTAGCGCGCGCTCGGTGTCGCCCCCTTCGCCTGCGGTCCGCCGCGCAAAATCGACAATCGCCGGATGGTCGGAGTCGACAAACCAGGTGGGCCGCAGGTATTCGCCGTGGGTCACGTTCATGCGCCGCTTTCGATGATTGAGGTTGCAATCTGCTGGCAAGGCTCAAGCGTAACACCCCCTTTGGGGCGCCGGCCAGCGGGGGGGGGTGCCCAAACTGACCTAGACGCCGCCGGCCACCGCAGTTTAGGCTCTTTGCCTCAACAGGCCAGATTCGCAGAATGGAGTCTTCGATATGCGGCGCGCCACAATCGCAACGTTGTTTCTTGGCGTCTTGATTGCCAGCTCAGCACAATCGGCGATTGGTCAGGCGCCGCAAATCTACACGCAAGAACTGCAAACGGTGGCCACCGCCACCTCGGTGCTGGAGCAGTTCACTTCGTTGCAAATGCAATCGATCCCTCGGCAACTGCTGCGCGAAGCGCAAGGCGTGGTGATTATTCCCAGCGTGGTGAAGGTGGGGTTTGTGATCGCCGGTCGCTTTGGCCGCGGCGTGGCTCTGGTTCGCACCCCCGAGGGCGCCTGGCGGGCGCCAGTGTTTGTCACCTTCACCGGCGGTAGCGTGGGCTGGCAGATTGGCGTGCAGTCGACCGATGTGGTGCTGGTGTTCAAAAACCGGCGCGGCATTGAATCGCTGCTGACCGGCAGCAAGTTCACACTCGGCGCCGACGCCGCCATTGCCGCTGGCCCTGTTGGCCGGCAGGCGTCTACCGGCACCGACATCAAGTTGAACGCGGAGATCTATTCCTATTCGCGCAGCCGTGGGTTGTTTGCCGGCGTGGCGCTGGATGGCTCGGTGCTGCAAGTCGACAACAACGCCAATCTGGCGTTTTATACAGGCGGAGTGGTCCCCGAGTCGGCGGTGCAACTGGCCATGTTGCTGGCCCGCGATACGCAGGCGGCCGGCGCCGTGCCCCAGACACCCGCAACCATCCCCGCGCCCGATGCGGCCCTCTCCACCGCACCAGCGGGGGACAGCGCCAGCCAACGCGCGGCCATGCGGCAGGCGATTGTGGCGTCTGGCGGACGTTTGCACGCCAATCTCGACGCGCAGTGGAAGAGCTTTCTGGCGCTGCCGCGCGAGCTACAGTCGGGCACCGCGCCAGTCCCTGCCAAAGAGGCGGCCGATGTGCTCAAGCGGTACGAGCGCGTGCAAACCGATCCAACGTTTCGGATGAT is a genomic window containing:
- a CDS encoding glycoside hydrolase, which encodes MQPRAWSLYLLLCLSQSARADEPVGQPIRPLADQYVTVFESPSPKDVFCYTPGICRLASGRLVVTFDLGGKGAANLPGPKSDRCTEGGAWQGHIMTSDDGGKTWAPRAQFAGMHARPFVAGNAVYVIGHTTDLFVLRSDDQGQTWSEPVFLTSGQKWHQSAANVHYARDCVYLVMERRVSDNIRGWYVGELAPVLMRGRADADLTQRANWTFASELPFGEAAPHVDGKPPFDYFGVPFFPAPLPAGSTPAPQRHCAPLGWLEANVVEFVDPDHLWHDPDGRTFHLWMRAHTGGTGYAAITKVTEAPDGQMTTSLQTVPSGRKALFVPCPGGQMRFHVLYDEPTRLYWLLSSQATDSMTRPDRLGADRFNLPNNERHRLQLHFSRNMIDWCFAGLVATGKTPRQARHYASMAIDGDDLVIVSRSGDQRAHSAHDGNLVSLHRVRKFRELVY
- a CDS encoding DUF1080 domain-containing protein translates to MISIRPFALCVGLALVGFSAALAADNELTAEEKAAGWKLLFNGKDHEGWICNTQKPIATPVEDGCLVPFKSGGYIIMYDKQKFGDFTLKCDVKMGDDQCNSGIFYRVGAPRNPVYSGFEAQVENSKEPGLHSFGAIYDLVAPTQQTHKGPGEWNHVELTCKGPLMSVKVNGEEITTMNCDDFPERGKRPDGSRHKFFSAIKEMPREGYIGFQDHGHPVYFKNVKILELKPQ
- a CDS encoding transglutaminase-like domain-containing protein; this encodes MNVTHGEYLRPTWFVDSDHPAIVDFARRTAGEGGDTERALRLFYAIRDGVRYTAYGIALDRDSFRASNTLAQGRGWCVTKSCLLAATARAVGIPCRLGYANVRNHLSTRRLTEMMGTDVFYYHGYNEFWLDGRWVKATVAFNESLCAKARLKPLDWDGRTDSLYHPYDLDGRRHMEYLHDYGAMADLPYDAIIAKFHEAYPVLQMFKSAGDAAPRLEGDFEAEVAAEAQDANGAEAATGASTPKSSRS
- a CDS encoding Ysc84 actin-binding domain protein, whose amino-acid sequence is MRRATIATLFLGVLIASSAQSAIGQAPQIYTQELQTVATATSVLEQFTSLQMQSIPRQLLREAQGVVIIPSVVKVGFVIAGRFGRGVALVRTPEGAWRAPVFVTFTGGSVGWQIGVQSTDVVLVFKNRRGIESLLTGSKFTLGADAAIAAGPVGRQASTGTDIKLNAEIYSYSRSRGLFAGVALDGSVLQVDNNANLAFYTGGVVPESAVQLAMLLARDTQAAGAVPQTPATIPAPDAALSTAPAGDSASQRAAMRQAIVASGGRLHANLDAQWKSFLALPRELQSGTAPVPAKEAADVLKRYERVQTDPTFRMIADMPDFQTTLALLRTYLSENAQPVASQPAATTAALPTPPK